In Cydia pomonella isolate Wapato2018A chromosome 1, ilCydPomo1, whole genome shotgun sequence, one genomic interval encodes:
- the LOC133516403 gene encoding polyhomeotic-proximal chromatin protein-like isoform X2, giving the protein MERCSYGFYTKRSEILDNIQKKKDQDKEQTQSAGFQQVSKGEKAGVGPENASPAVTQHVPAQLLSPPPASAHQLQPADKDKTIKVANSTTITLIENGSLNTDKDKDANYPKNYFTLEPKIDKKDDCNKNSITITRTVPKQSPSQDKSKGQQKPNKRPLQCLETLAEKAGITFEDKYEAANTLLALDKQNNTFPRPQELKQPKTEPDNLGQNEEYRYRNQKEEDDKLQIQQQIIQQQQQQQQQLQQQLQQQQLQQQLQQQQQLQQLQQQALQRQHQAIQQHIKNQQDQQELLQKQFQQQHQQQQQQQQQQQQQQQQQQQQQQQQQQQQQQQQQQPKQELQQVTQQQDLQQQKFLQVVNNQPVHTQQFNVPGIGEINLSFLASPQSNVNLLFDKSQKAGMSGDIKQQQQLVDGQSQVVQQQMSMAQHEQTQQHHQTVTVVSSMPSSLAAHQVQQQQSAAGMQQQTSAGISSMPPLQSLPPNTQHPQQISAEWGHSRVQVIQQPLQNSTYLQQLYNAQGPLLMPGNILHPGINSQQIQVIAAGKPFQGNQLAPHMLTAQGKQVLQGQAVNFAGLTTYQEQAPFPGYTTIPAIPTTQNQTFVFSPLGVINSQPSLLPAHSQPSVSGISHQQKTNEMHKVMSGGKVAGGKAGGAVASGATAMPVAAQCVQVSQPVLGAQQQQAQIISPLQSGGGTMQFAPWQISGALPQVWAGGLQAGVPAGPLLASNPIFLRGAQPDAPSMFIQHSPQNTQHHNNASVACATGTAAKPRASTEGLAKAPRPLSTIMPSGAIRPASSVSTQTNANQAQNQAKHRGKPGVRSPAPAAKQDAANQTNKMQHQMQQPKQQVLLMNSSGQMTQISSVQDKQPITKTIQQQAILQQQALQQQQQQQQQQQQQQQQQQQLLHQQQTQQMVQHYQQQGMTLGMQQGSLPVGSVAQSLPMAGIPQTISMVQQIHPGVQLSGMSQAGALVGQLGAAPQAQGTLAQVQALQQPQTLVGSGLVQTSVGMAVQQQAAMNHSTAMQTVGGGLSSPQLTLGGGVGLMAAPVPGAVLPLPQPAALVHVKSEDDKNASQSQTPVQQIAPQPMATEPTGEPAGTPFPTSAPPAPPASATDTPPTPTATVGPANGESKSTETKQEPEAAAAAPSPAPVSAPAAASAPAPAPTPAPVPSSAQHTTPSASQAVTTVAASAPASTTAAVTTPVSAAAPLFKSSQCAPRHISQPDKGLPKAMVKPNILTHVIEGYVIQEAGEPFANNVFNPKVNRPLREWAADKDDKENKQPSSDEPPRKQIIRLLPDQENYTVVLAGLKRKKQMLESGSSGHHHLPRISSSHESDRESNVSARAAAGARVAASAGAPAGAGATVKTESAASAEPAPAADDAASKPQLPNVNKWTVAEVCEFIRSIPGCAGYADEFLMQEVDGEALLLIRAEHLVMALSMRLGPALKIVASIDALRPDSDQPQHDHD; this is encoded by the exons ATGGAACGTTGTTCTTATGGTTTTTACACCAAAag ATCGGAGATACTAGACAACATCCAAAAGAAGAAAGATCAAGATAAGGAACAAACACAAAGTGCGGGGTTCCAGCAGGTGTCAAAAGGCGAGAAGGCTGGAGTCGGGCCAGAGAATGCGAGCCCTGCAGTGACGCAGCATGTCCCGGCGCAGCTGCTATCCCCGCCCCCCGCGTCCGCGCACCAGCTTCAGCCCGCCGACAAGGACAAGACCATCAAAGTAGCCAACTCAACCACAATCACACTCATAGAGAACGGCTCTCTCAACACTGACAAAGACAAAGACGCTAACTACCCTAAAAACTATTTCACTTTAGAGCCAAAGATTGATAAGAAAGATGACTGCAACAAAAAtagtattactataactaggaCAGTGCCAAAACAGTCGCCCAGCCAAGACAAGTCAAAGGGGCAACAGAAGCCAAACAAGAGGCCCTTGCAGTGTCTGGAAACTCTTGCTGAAAAGGCAGGAATCACTTTCGAGGATAAATACGAAGCTGCCAACACCCTATTAGCTTTAGATAAACAGAACAATACCTTTCCAAGACCCCAAGAATTAAAACAGCCTAAAACAGAGCCCGATAATCTTGGTCAAAACGAGGAGTATAGATATAGGAATCAGAAAGAAGAGGATGATAAATTACAG ATCCAACAGCAAATAATCCAGCAACAACAACAGCAGCAACAGCAACTGCAGCAGCAACTACAGCAGCAGCAATTGCAGCAGCAGTTGCAGCAACAACAACAGTTACAGCAGTTGCAGCAGCAGGCCTTGCAACGGCAGCACCAGGCCATACAGCAGCATATCAAAAACCAGCAAGACCAACAAGAGCtg TTGCAGAAGCAGTTccaacaacaacatcaacaacaacagcagcagcagcaacaaCAACAGCAGCAACAACAGCAGCaacaacaacagcaacaacaacagcaGCAGCAACAGCAACAACAGCAGCAGCAGCCGAAACAAGAGCTACAGCAAGTTACTCAACAGCAAGATTTGCAACAGCAGAAGTTTTTGCAG GTGGTGAACAACCAGCCGGTGCACACGCAGCAGTTCAACGTGCCCGGCATCGGCGAGATCAACCTCAGCTTCCTCGCGTCCCCGCAGAGCAACGTTAATCTGCTTTTCGACAAGAGCCAGAAGGCCGGCATGAGCGGCGACATCAAACAGCAACAA CAATTAGTAGACGGTCAATCGCAAGTAGTCCAGCAGCAGATGAGTATGGCGCAGCACGAGCAGACGCAGCAGCATCACCAGACGGTCACGGTCGTCTCCTCCATGCCCAGCTCCTTGGCCGCGCACCAG GTCCAACAACAGCAGTCAGCGGCGGGCATGCAGCAGCAGACGAGCGCCGGCATTTCTAGTATGCCGCCGCTTCAGAGCCTACCCCCGAACACGCAACACCCGCAGCAAATCAG CGCTGAATGGGGCCACAGCCGCGTGCAGGTGATTCAGCAGCCGCTGCAGAACAGCACGTACCTGCAGCAGCTGTACAACGCGCAGGGCCCGCTGCTGATGCCCGGCAACATCCTGCACCCCGGCATCAACTCCCAGCAGATACAG GTGATCGCCGCGGGAAAGCCGTTCCAGGGCAACCAGCTGGCTCCGCACATGTTAACTGCGCAGGGCAAGCAAGTTCTGCAGGGGCAAGCCG taaactttGCAGGTCTAACGACGTATCAGGAACAAG CTCCGTTCCCAGGCTACACGACGATCCCGGCCATCCCCACGACGCAGAACCAGACGTTCGTGTTCAGCCCGCTCGGCGTCATCAACTCGCAGCCCAGCCTACTGCCCGCGCACTCGCAGCCCTCCGTCTCCGGCATCTCGCACCAGCAGAAGACTAATGAAATGCACAAG GTGATGAGCGGCGGCAAGGTGGCGGGCGGCAAGGCCGGCGGCGCGGTGGCGAGCGGCGCCACGGCCATGCCGGTGGCGGCGCAGTGCGTGCAGGTGTCGCAGCCCGTGCTCGGCGCGCAGCAGCAGCAGGCGCAGATCATCAGCCCGCTGCAG AGCGGCGGCGGCACGATGCAGTTCGCGCCGTGGCAGATCTCGGGCGCGCTGCCGCAGGTGTGGGCGGGCGGGCTGCAGGCGGGCGTGCCCGCGGGCCCGCTGCTCGCCTCCAACCCCATCTTCCTGCGCGGCGCGCAGCCCGACGCGCCCTCCATGTTCATACAGCACTCGCCGCAAAACACGCAGCATCACAACA ACGCGAGCGTGGCGTGCGCGACGGGCACTGCGGCCAAGCCGCGCGCGTCCACCGAGGGCCTGGCCAAGGCGCCGCGGCCGCTGTCCACCATCATGCCGTCCGGCGCCATCCGCCCCGCCTCCTCCGTGTCCACACAGACCAACGCCAACCAGGCCCAGAACCAG GCAAAGCACCGAGGCAAGCCGGGAGTGCGGTCGCCTGCGCCGGCCGCCAAGCAGGACGCCGCCAACCAGACCAACAAGATGCAGCACCAGATGCAGCAGCCCAAACAACA GGTATTACTGATGAATTCAAGCGGGCAGATGACGCAGATATCGAGCGTGCAAGACAAGCAACCCATTACGAAGACTATCCAGCAGCAGGCCATCTTGCAACAGCAGGCGTTGCAG cagcaacagcaacaacaacagcagcagcaacaacagcagcagcagcagcagcagttGTTGCATCAGCAGCAAACGCAGCAGATGGTGCAGCATTACCAACAACAAG GAATGACTCTCGGCATGCAGCAAGGCTCGCTGCCGGTGGGGTCGGTGGCGCAGAGCCTGCCCATGGCCGGCATCCCGCAAACCATATCCATGGTGCAGCAGATACATCCG GGCGTGCAGCTGAGCGGCATGTCGCAGGCGGGTGCGCTCGTGGGCCAACTGGGCGCGGCCCCGCAGGCGCAGGGCACGCTCGCGCAGGTGCAGGCTCTGCAGCAGCCGCAG ACTCTCGTCGGCAGTGGGCTCGTCCAGACTTCAGTAGGGATGGCCGTACAACAACAAGCTGCTATGAACCATTCCACTGCCATGCAAACG GTGGGCGGCGGGCTGAGCTCGCCGCAGCTGACGCTGGGCGGCGGCGTGGGGCTAATGGCGGCGCCGGTGCCGGGCGCCGTGCTGCCGCTGCCGCAGCCCGCCGCGCTCGTGCACGTCAAGAGCGAGGACGACAAGAACGCGTCGCAATCGCAG ACGCCGGTGCAGCAGATAGCGCCGCAGCCGATGGCCACGGAGCCGACTGGCGAGCCGGCAGGCACACCCTTCCCTACGTCCGCACCgcccgccccgcccgcttcCGCCACGGACACTCCGCCCACGCCCACCGCCACCGTTG GTCCGGCTAATGGCGAGTCAAAATCAACCGAAACCAAGCAGGAGCCAGAGGCGGCGGCCGCAGCACCCTCTCCCGCTCCTGTGTCCGCGCCCGCGGCTGCTTCCGCCCCAGCGCCCGCCCCTACGCCTGCGCCCGTGCCCAGCAGCGCACAGCACACCACACCTTCAGCGTCCCAG GCGGTGACGACGGTGGCGGCCAGCGCGCCGGCCAGCACCACGGCCGCCGTCACGACGCCCGTGTCCGCGGCCGCGCCGCTCTTCAAGAGCTCGCAGTGCGCGCCGCGCCACATCAGCCAGCCAG aCAAAGGGCTACCAAAAGCGATGGTGAAGCCCAACATCCTGACGCACGTGATCGAGGGCTACGTGATCCAGGAGGCGGGCGAGCCGTTTGCC AATAATGTTTTTAACCCCAAGGTGAACCGGCCGCTGCGCGAATGGGCGGCCGACAAGGACGACAAGGAGAACAAACAGCCTTCGAGCGACGAGCCCCCGC GCAAGCAGATCATCCGACTGCTCCCTGACCAAGAGAATTATACAGTAGTCCTCGCCGGGCTCAAAC GGAAAAAGCAAATGTTGGAAAGTGGCAGTAGTGGGCATCATCATCTACCCCGCATCAGCTCGAGCCATGAGAGCGACCGCGAGAGCAACGTCAGTGCACGAGCGGCCGCGGGCGCGAGGGTGGCGGCGAGTGCGGGCGCGCCGGCCGGCGCGGGCGCCACCGTCAAGACCGAGAGCGCCGCCAGCGCTGAGCCCGCGCCGGCGGCGGACGATGCCGCCAGCAAGCCGCAACTGCCCAATGTCAACAAGTGGACG GTGGCGGAGGTGTGCGAGTTCATCCGCAGTATCCCCGGGTGCGCAGGCTACGCGGACGAGTTCCTCATGCAGGAGGTGGATGGCGAGGC